One Orrella dioscoreae genomic window carries:
- a CDS encoding phage major tail tube protein — protein sequence MGMPSKLKNLNLYNNGSSYLGVVSSFTPPSLARKTEAWRGGGMIGAAKVDFGMDDDAMQAQWKIGGYVRQVLAQFGARTLDATQLRFAQAYQNDATNSVDNVEIVLRGRHSEIDRGEAKAGEDTEWNITTECVYYKETFNGITVLEIDIMNAVYKVDGNDINEGIRMALGLL from the coding sequence ATGGGCATGCCTTCCAAGCTCAAAAACCTCAACCTCTACAACAACGGCAGCAGTTACCTGGGCGTGGTGTCGTCGTTCACGCCGCCATCGCTCGCACGCAAGACGGAAGCGTGGCGTGGCGGCGGCATGATCGGGGCGGCCAAAGTCGACTTCGGCATGGACGACGACGCCATGCAAGCGCAGTGGAAGATTGGCGGTTACGTGCGCCAGGTCCTCGCGCAGTTCGGTGCGCGAACCCTGGACGCGACTCAGCTCCGCTTCGCGCAGGCCTACCAGAACGACGCGACCAACAGCGTTGACAACGTGGAAATCGTGCTGCGTGGCCGCCATTCCGAAATCGACCGCGGCGAAGCCAAGGCCGGCGAAGACACCGAGTGGAACATCACGACCGAGTGCGTTTACTACAAGGAGACGTTCAACGGCATCACGGTCCTGGAAATCGACATCATGAACGCGGTCTACAAGGTGGACGGCAACGACATCAACGAAGGCATCCGCATGGCCCTGGGCCTGCTGTAA
- a CDS encoding GpE family phage tail protein: MADIAMVFHWPPATMDAMHIDELAEWRERARVRHQPE; the protein is encoded by the coding sequence ATGGCGGACATCGCAATGGTCTTTCACTGGCCGCCCGCCACGATGGACGCCATGCACATCGATGAACTGGCCGAATGGCGCGAGAGGGCGCGCGTTCGGCACCAACCGGAGTAA
- a CDS encoding phage tail assembly protein, translating to MPPKTDTADTAATTSTVSVLNASTRMVDLDVPIVRGEQRFEQLAIRKPTSGALRGVSLIALVNLDVAALQAIIPRVCEPILTPQEVANLDPADLLAVGATLGSFFVQKKGLNDLGFLGA from the coding sequence ATGCCCCCCAAGACCGATACCGCCGACACCGCAGCCACCACCAGCACCGTGTCCGTTCTCAACGCCAGCACGCGCATGGTGGACCTGGATGTCCCCATCGTGCGCGGCGAACAGCGCTTCGAGCAGCTGGCCATCCGCAAGCCCACCAGCGGCGCGCTGCGCGGCGTGAGCCTCATCGCGCTGGTGAACCTCGATGTCGCCGCCCTGCAGGCCATCATCCCGCGCGTGTGCGAGCCCATCCTGACGCCCCAGGAAGTCGCCAACCTGGATCCCGCCGACCTGCTGGCCGTGGGAGCGACGCTGGGCAGTTTTTTCGTCCAGAAGAAGGGACTGAACGACCTGGGATTCCTGGGCGCGTAG